The genomic stretch GACATGCAAGTTAGTCTAGTCAATGACGGTCCTGTTACTATTATTTTGGATACAAAATCACGTTAAGTTGAGTTAAGAAGGAACGGAGGTGGAAGATGTCACTAGAGCGATTATTCCCAGAAGCTGTTGAGGCTGGTAAGATCGAACATGCAGAAGATTGGGTAGCTATTGAGGAAAATGGGCAAACGTATTACCTTCCTCTAGCAAATCTGAGCGAGCGTGAAAAAGCATTACTGGCTTTGCAAAATGACGGTATTTTAGAAGACAAGGTGACTGAGAATCCTTGGTACCGTTATTTGATTCAAGATGATTTGAGTGTGGCAAAAGATTATAAAGCCTTGCAAATCATTTACATCGATCACAAGGAAGCCTTGCCAGAAGAACTGTGTGATTTTTTTGTAACCTTGTTACCCAATTTACTTGCGACGGTGGTCATTTCAAAGACTAGAACATTACTCATTCTTGATCAAGAAGAGATGATTGAAGCAGAAGATTTAATCGATGATGTGCTGCCGACTTTGGAAAGTGACTTTGGTATCAAGTTAACCATTTTCTTTGGTAATGTCTGGTGTAAATTTCAAGCAGATGATTTGCCAGCTTTTTACCGTGAAGAAAGTCGCTTGTTTGCCAATATGAGACACTTCCGTGGTAATGAACGAACAGTCAGTTTTTCACAAATGTTGCTGCTAGCTTATGCGCACCAGCTTGATTTGCCAGCTATTAAACATAAAATGTTACAGGCTATTGA from Streptococcus ruminicola encodes the following:
- a CDS encoding helix-turn-helix domain-containing protein encodes the protein MSLERLFPEAVEAGKIEHAEDWVAIEENGQTYYLPLANLSEREKALLALQNDGILEDKVTENPWYRYLIQDDLSVAKDYKALQIIYIDHKEALPEELCDFFVTLLPNLLATVVISKTRTLLILDQEEMIEAEDLIDDVLPTLESDFGIKLTIFFGNVWCKFQADDLPAFYREESRLFANMRHFRGNERTVSFSQMLLLAYAHQLDLPAIKHKMLQAIDDSKDIRPIIMTMWQEQGNLAKTAQNLYIHRNSLHYKIEKFRLLSGLNLKNLNDLAFSYLLIMEN